TCCTCACCGGCGGCCGCTGGGCCGCCGCCCGGCGCCTGGGGCTGCGGCCGGTGCTGTGGAGCGCGTGGGGCCGGGACTGGACGGCGGACGCGACCGCCGCCTCCGTGCACGCGAACGTCATGGCCGATCTCCGCGGCGGCGGCACGGTCCTGCTGCACGACACGGACCGCGCCTCGGCCCCCGGCTGCTGGCACGCCGCCCTCGGCGCCCTGCCCGGCCTGCTCGCCGCCTGCCGGGAGTCCGGCTGGGACGTGGGCACCCTGGCCGAGCACGAGGTGGCGGGCCGGGCCGGGAGCCGCCGGCGCCCCGGCGCACACCTTCCGGCCACGCCGCCTCCCGGCGCCCCGCCTACCCCTGCGGCCTGCGACGCAGCAGATACGTGTCCATGATCCAGCCCTTGCGCTCCCGGGCCTCGGCGCGCAGCCGCTCGATGCGCGGCCCGGCCTCGGCGATCGGACCGGAGACGAGGATCTCGTCCGGGGTGCCTATGTAGGCGCCCCAGTAGATGTCGATGTCCTGGTCGGCGTACTGCCGGAACGCCTGCTGCGCGTCGAGCATCACCACCACGTCGTCCACCCCCTCGGGGAACCCCTCGGCCAGCCGCCGTCCCGTGGTGATCTGCACCGGCCGGGCGACCCGGTTGAGCCCGGTGCGGTGCCGGGCCACCAGCGCGGAGACACTGCTGATGCCGGGCACCACGTCGTACGAGAACTCCACGGCACCGCGCGCCAGCACCTCCTCCAGGATGCCCAGGGTGCTGTCGTACAGCGCGGGATCGCCCCAGACGAGGAACGCGCCGGTCCCGTCCTCGTCCAGCTCGTCGGTGATCAGCCGCTCGTAGATGTCCGCGCGGGCGCTGCGCCACTGGTCGACGGCGGGGGAGTAGCCGCGGCCGCCCGCCCGGCGGTCCCGCTCCGGGTCGCGCGCCTCCACCACC
The sequence above is drawn from the Streptomyces sp. SAT1 genome and encodes:
- the cobF gene encoding precorrin-6A synthase (deacetylating); this encodes MREIHVIGIGAGDPDQLTLQAVRALRDTDVFFVLDKGEVKSDLVRLRRDILDAHLPEGGYRVVEARDPERDRRAGGRGYSPAVDQWRSARADIYERLITDELDEDGTGAFLVWGDPALYDSTLGILEEVLARGAVEFSYDVVPGISSVSALVARHRTGLNRVARPVQITTGRRLAEGFPEGVDDVVVMLDAQQAFRQYADQDIDIYWGAYIGTPDEILVSGPIAEAGPRIERLRAEARERKGWIMDTYLLRRRPQG